The following coding sequences are from one Gossypium raimondii isolate GPD5lz chromosome 4, ASM2569854v1, whole genome shotgun sequence window:
- the LOC105780533 gene encoding uncharacterized protein LOC105780533: MYVEHAFSISDEDIMMDTPHAINNRPPYKEIGLAVALLVFGTLGIILGIFMAVNKVGGDRAHGLFFAILGSILFIPGFYYTRIAYYAFKGYKGFSFSNIPPV; the protein is encoded by the exons ATGTACGTTGAACATGCCTTCTCGATATCCGACGAGGATATCATGATGGACACTCCCCACGCCATTAACAATCGGCCTCCGTACAAGGAGATCGGCCTCGCTGTCGCTCTTCTCGTCTTTGGCACCCTTGGGATCATCCTGGGTATTTTCATGGCCGTCAACAAAGTCGGCGGTGACCGCGCCCATG GGCTTTTCTTTGCAATACTCGGATCCATTTTGTTCATTCCAGGCTTCTATTATACAAGGATTGCATATTATGCATTTAAGGGATACAAAGGCTTCTCCTTCTCCAACATTCCCCCTGTCTAG